One genomic segment of Hippoglossus hippoglossus isolate fHipHip1 chromosome 22, fHipHip1.pri, whole genome shotgun sequence includes these proteins:
- the setd3 gene encoding actin-histidine N-methyltransferase isoform X2: MGKKSRVKTQKSGSGASAVVSPKEMMNLISELLQKCSSAAPSAGKEWEEYTQIRGLVEKIRKKQKGLSVVFEGSREDYFPELMSWAEENGASCDGFTVTNFGTEGYGLRATMDIKAEELFLWIPRKMLMTVESAQNSVLGPLYSQDRILQAMGNVTLALHLLCERANTASQWLPYIHTLPQEYDTPLYYQQDEVELLLGTQAVQDVLSQYKNTARQYAYFYKLVQTHPAASKLALKDSFTFDDYRWAVSSVMTRQNQIPTEDGSRVTLALIPLWDMCNHTNGLITTGYNLEDDRCECVALQDYKENEQIYIFYGTRSNAEFVIHNGFFYQDNAHDRVKIKLGVSKSERLYAMKAEVLARAGIPASCVFALHCNEPPISAQLLAFLRVFCMTEELKDYLLGDHAINKIFTLGNSEFPVSWENEIKLWTFLETRAALLLKTYKTTSEEDRFMLEKPDLSLHSRVAIQLRLAEKQILEKVSSSGRAKRLHFQKKLEEGAPLPHYEESDIALLENTEPDAKLPIILRKLEEVEEGQEIQVEEHSHLLNGEKVVYRMEANGEPVQEETQERVSKDVHSALDSTGSSNQKGQMEMADQSASRTEEIPKERSE; encoded by the exons ATGGGAAAGAAGAGTCGAGTGAAGACTCAGAAGTCGGGCTCAGGAGCCAGCGCTGTGGTTTCACCTAAAGAGATGATGAATCTCATCTCTGAGCTGCTGCAAA AATGTAGCAGTGCAGCACCCTCTGCTGGTAAGGAGTGGGAGGAGTACACCCAAATTAGAGGCTTGGTTGAGAAGATCCGCAAGAAACAGAAGG GTCTGTCAGTGGTGTTTGAGGGTAGTAGAGAGGATTACTTCCCAGAACTGATGTCTTGGGCTGAGGAAAATGGAGCTTCCTGTGACGGCTTCACTGTGACCAACTTTGGCACAGAGGGCTACGGCCTGCGAGCCACCATGGACATCAAG GCAGAGGAACTGTTCCTGTGGATTCCCAGGAAGATGCTGATGACAGTAGAGTCAGCCCAGAACTCTGTTCTAG GTCCTCTGTACAGCCAGGACCGCATCCTACAGGCAATGGGCAATGTGACACTGGccctccacctgctctgtgAGCGGGCCAACACGGCTTCCCAGTGGCTGCCATACATCCACACTCTTCCCCAGGAGTACGACACGCCGCTTTACTACCAGCAAGACGAAGTGGAGCTACTGCTGGGTACACAGGCCGTGCAGGATGTTCTGAGCCAGTATAAAAACACTGCACGGCAGTACGCCTACTTCTATAAACTGGTCCAG ACTCATCCTGCAGCCAGCAAACTGGCCCTGAAGGACAGCTTCACATTTGATGACtacag GTGGGCGGTGTCTTCAGTGATGACCCGTCAGAACCAGATCCCGACTGAGGACGGGAGCCGCGTCACTCTGGCTCTCATCCCCCTGTGGGACATGTGTAACCACACAAATGGACTg ATCACCACTGGGTACAACCTGGAGGACGACCGCTGTGAATGTGTGGCGCTGCAGGACTACAAGGAGAATGAACAG ATCTACATCTTCTATGGCACCAGGTCAAATGCTGAGTTTGTCATCCACAACGGCTTCTTCTACCAGGACAACGCCCATGACCGAGTGAAGATCAAGTTAGGTGTCAGTAAGAGCGAGCGCCTGTATGCCATGAAGGCGGAAGTGTTGGCACGAGCCGGCATCCCAGC GTCCTGTGTCTTTGCTCTGCACTGTAATGAACCCCCCATTTCAGCCCAGCTCCTAGCCTTCCTCAGAGTCTTCTGCATGACGGAAG AATTAAAGGACTACCTGCTCGGAGACCATGCAATTAATAAGATCTTCACCCTGGGCAACAGCGAGTTCCCTGTCAGCTGGGAGAACGAGATCAAGTTGTGGACTTTCCTGGAGACccgagctgctctgctgctcaaGACCTATAAGACCACCTCAGAG GAGGACCGCTTCATGCTGGAGAAACCTGATCTTTCTCTGCACTCTCGCGTGGCCATCCAGCTGCGTCTGGCTGAGAAGCAGATCTTGGAGAAGGTGTCATCAAGTGGACGAGCTAAACGTCTGCACTTCCaaaagaagctggaggagggTGCACCATTGCCTCACTATGAGGAAAGCGATATCGCTTTGCTGGAGAATACTGAACCAGACGCAAAGCTTCCTATTATCCTCCGcaagctggaggaggtggaggaaggcCAGGAGATCCAGGTGGAAGAGCACAGTCATCTCCTGAATGGGGAGAAGGTGGTGTACAGGATGGAGGCGAATGGAGAGCCAGTGCAGGAGGAGACTCAGGAGAGGGTCAGCAAAGATGTTCATTCAGCTTTGGACTCCACTGGAAGTTCAAACCAGAAAGGCCAAATGGAAATGGCCGACCAAAGTGCCAGCCGAACTGAAGAGATTCCCAAAGAGAGGAGTGAATAA
- the setd3 gene encoding actin-histidine N-methyltransferase isoform X1 codes for MGKKSRVKTQKSGSGASAVVSPKEMMNLISELLQKCSSAAPSAGKEWEEYTQIRGLVEKIRKKQKGLSVVFEGSREDYFPELMSWAEENGASCDGFTVTNFGTEGYGLRATMDIKAEELFLWIPRKMLMTVESAQNSVLGPLYSQDRILQAMGNVTLALHLLCERANTASQWLPYIHTLPQEYDTPLYYQQDEVELLLGTQAVQDVLSQYKNTARQYAYFYKLVQTHPAASKLALKDSFTFDDYRWAVSSVMTRQNQIPTEDGSRVTLALIPLWDMCNHTNGLITTGYNLEDDRCECVALQDYKENEQIYIFYGTRSNAEFVIHNGFFYQDNAHDRVKIKLGVSKSERLYAMKAEVLARAGIPASCVFALHCNEPPISAQLLAFLRVFCMTEEELKDYLLGDHAINKIFTLGNSEFPVSWENEIKLWTFLETRAALLLKTYKTTSEEDRFMLEKPDLSLHSRVAIQLRLAEKQILEKVSSSGRAKRLHFQKKLEEGAPLPHYEESDIALLENTEPDAKLPIILRKLEEVEEGQEIQVEEHSHLLNGEKVVYRMEANGEPVQEETQERVSKDVHSALDSTGSSNQKGQMEMADQSASRTEEIPKERSE; via the exons ATGGGAAAGAAGAGTCGAGTGAAGACTCAGAAGTCGGGCTCAGGAGCCAGCGCTGTGGTTTCACCTAAAGAGATGATGAATCTCATCTCTGAGCTGCTGCAAA AATGTAGCAGTGCAGCACCCTCTGCTGGTAAGGAGTGGGAGGAGTACACCCAAATTAGAGGCTTGGTTGAGAAGATCCGCAAGAAACAGAAGG GTCTGTCAGTGGTGTTTGAGGGTAGTAGAGAGGATTACTTCCCAGAACTGATGTCTTGGGCTGAGGAAAATGGAGCTTCCTGTGACGGCTTCACTGTGACCAACTTTGGCACAGAGGGCTACGGCCTGCGAGCCACCATGGACATCAAG GCAGAGGAACTGTTCCTGTGGATTCCCAGGAAGATGCTGATGACAGTAGAGTCAGCCCAGAACTCTGTTCTAG GTCCTCTGTACAGCCAGGACCGCATCCTACAGGCAATGGGCAATGTGACACTGGccctccacctgctctgtgAGCGGGCCAACACGGCTTCCCAGTGGCTGCCATACATCCACACTCTTCCCCAGGAGTACGACACGCCGCTTTACTACCAGCAAGACGAAGTGGAGCTACTGCTGGGTACACAGGCCGTGCAGGATGTTCTGAGCCAGTATAAAAACACTGCACGGCAGTACGCCTACTTCTATAAACTGGTCCAG ACTCATCCTGCAGCCAGCAAACTGGCCCTGAAGGACAGCTTCACATTTGATGACtacag GTGGGCGGTGTCTTCAGTGATGACCCGTCAGAACCAGATCCCGACTGAGGACGGGAGCCGCGTCACTCTGGCTCTCATCCCCCTGTGGGACATGTGTAACCACACAAATGGACTg ATCACCACTGGGTACAACCTGGAGGACGACCGCTGTGAATGTGTGGCGCTGCAGGACTACAAGGAGAATGAACAG ATCTACATCTTCTATGGCACCAGGTCAAATGCTGAGTTTGTCATCCACAACGGCTTCTTCTACCAGGACAACGCCCATGACCGAGTGAAGATCAAGTTAGGTGTCAGTAAGAGCGAGCGCCTGTATGCCATGAAGGCGGAAGTGTTGGCACGAGCCGGCATCCCAGC GTCCTGTGTCTTTGCTCTGCACTGTAATGAACCCCCCATTTCAGCCCAGCTCCTAGCCTTCCTCAGAGTCTTCTGCATGACGGAAG AAGAATTAAAGGACTACCTGCTCGGAGACCATGCAATTAATAAGATCTTCACCCTGGGCAACAGCGAGTTCCCTGTCAGCTGGGAGAACGAGATCAAGTTGTGGACTTTCCTGGAGACccgagctgctctgctgctcaaGACCTATAAGACCACCTCAGAG GAGGACCGCTTCATGCTGGAGAAACCTGATCTTTCTCTGCACTCTCGCGTGGCCATCCAGCTGCGTCTGGCTGAGAAGCAGATCTTGGAGAAGGTGTCATCAAGTGGACGAGCTAAACGTCTGCACTTCCaaaagaagctggaggagggTGCACCATTGCCTCACTATGAGGAAAGCGATATCGCTTTGCTGGAGAATACTGAACCAGACGCAAAGCTTCCTATTATCCTCCGcaagctggaggaggtggaggaaggcCAGGAGATCCAGGTGGAAGAGCACAGTCATCTCCTGAATGGGGAGAAGGTGGTGTACAGGATGGAGGCGAATGGAGAGCCAGTGCAGGAGGAGACTCAGGAGAGGGTCAGCAAAGATGTTCATTCAGCTTTGGACTCCACTGGAAGTTCAAACCAGAAAGGCCAAATGGAAATGGCCGACCAAAGTGCCAGCCGAACTGAAGAGATTCCCAAAGAGAGGAGTGAATAA